Below is a window of Flavobacterium sp. CFS9 DNA.
TCCGTTGTTTTGACAGTCCTTACAATACTTTTGCTGCCCTGAAGTTTTTTGCCATTGTGATAAAAACCATCAAACGAATAACTGATTGTTTGTGTCGAAGCTGCAAAGTTGTTGCCAAATGAAACGACCATTTTACCTTTTACGATATTTCCATTGCCCAGTGTACAGCCATCAACACCAAAGTCAATTGTTTTCGTCCAGGTATTATTGGTAAAGGTTGTTGTTATAGTAGCACAAGCAGGTAAAAAACTTTTTGCGGGATCTCCCGGTTTACTGGTTGTATTTTGTTGTGCGTTAAATTGATCTTCGGCAATATTAGTTACATCTTCTATAGAGGCATCAATCTTTGCATTTGTAATAATTTCATCGTTCGAAATTGCCGTGGTTGTCCCGCTATTCGTTTTTTCATCAGAATTACAGCTAATGAAAAAAGTGAAAGCGATTAATGTTCCAATAAATAAAGAATTTGTTTTCATAGTAAATAATAGTTTAATGGTTTTACTTTTAAGTAATGAATTCAAATCAGGCTTTAAAAAAAATGTTCTTGGCAGAGGTTTCTTAATTAATGCATAAATTATTGGTATAGTAATGTAAAATAGATAACGTTTTTTTATTTAAAATAGTATATTTGGGATCGAAATGAATATTACCTCTCAAATAAAACAGCCTATCTTTAACGAGATGGAACTTTTTGAAAAAAAGTTCCATGAATCGATGACCTCAAAGGTGGCTTTATTGAATCGTATTACCTATTATATCGTAAACCGAAAAGGAAAACAAATGCGTCCGATGTTTGTTTTTCTAACGGCTAAAATGGTTTCTGAAGGTATTGTAAATGAAAGAACTTATCGCGGAGCTTCTGTAATCGAACTTATTCATACCGCTACTTTGGTGCACGATGACGTGGTTGATGATAGCAATCGCCGACGCGGATTTTTCTCCATCAATGCACTTTGGAAAAATAAGATTGCCGTTTTGGTAGGTGACTATTTGTTGTCAAAAGGACTGTTGCTTTCTATAGATAATGGCGATTTTGATTTGCTCCGTATCATTTCCGTAGCAGTTCGTGAGATGAGTGAAGGTGAATTGCTTCAAATTGAGAAGGCCAGAAGACTGGATATTACCGAAGAAGTATATTACGAAATCATCAGAAAGAAAACAGCAACGCTTATTGCTGCCTGCTGCGCGCTTGGTGCAAAATCGGTAATTGAAGATGATACTCAGGTCGAAAATATGAGGAAATTTGGTGAGCTGATCGGAATGGCTTTCCAAATCAAAGATGATTTATTTGATTACAGCGAAGAAGCGATCGGTAAACCAACCGGAATCGATATTAAAGAGCAAAAAATGACTTTGCCTTTAATTCATGTTTTAAATACTTGTACCCCGCAAGAAAAAAAGTGGTTGATAAACTCCATCAAAAACCACAATAAAGACAAAAAACGTGTCAAAGAAGTTATCGCATTTGTAAAAAGCAATAATGGATTGGCTTACGCCGAACAAAAAATGGTGCAATTTCAGCAGGAAGCACTTTCGTTACTGGATAATTTTTCAGATTCTGAGTTTAAAGATGCCCTTGTTTTAATGGTAAACTACGTTATTGAAAGAAAAAAATAGTTTTTTTAAATTAGATAATTAGAAAATTTGTCGATTAGGTAATTGATTTACTTTGTTGTAAATGAATGGTTTAATTGTGTTTTTTGGAATTTGTATTTTTTTTATTGATTTTTTTTCCATTCTCATGCAACCATTTCGAATTGACAATCGTCTATGCTAATAGAAGTCTGTTACTAAACCAAAAAACAACCGCTTATTAATGAAAATTATTCATTTACATCAGGAAGAAACCGAAATTATAAAGTTGGCTGTCGAAAATAACCGGCAAGCGCAACAACAAATTTATAGTCGGTTTTCTTCAAAAATGTTAAGTGTTTGCCGACAGTATATAAAAGACATTCAATTGGCCGAAGATGTGATGATAACTGCCTTTATGAAAGTGTTTACCAATTTAAGCAGATTTGAGCACAAAGGAAGTTTTGAAGGTTGGGTCAGGCGGATTATGGTAAATGAATGTATTTCTTATTTGCGGGTTCATAAAAAAGTAAAGTTTAGTGAAGAAGAAATTTATATCGAAGAGAGTTTCAATGCTATCGACAGTCAGTTTTCGATCGATCAGATTCAGTTCTTAATTGATGCTTTACCGGAAGGTTACAGAATGGTTTTTAACTTATACGCCATAGAAGGATACAAACACAATGAAATTGCCAAGATGTTAGGGATTAACGAAGGAACATCGAAATCGCAATTATCGCATGCGAGGAAAATGCTGCAAACACAAATTAATAGTCTAAAAAAACAAGATAATGGAACCGAATAATTTTGAAAAGGATTTCCGTGAAAAACTAAATCAACGTAAAATTGAACCAAGTGATAAAGCCTGGGATCGATTGGATGCGATGTTGAGCGTTGCTGAAGAAAAGAAAACTATAGTTGTTCTCGGTTCACGAAAAGCAAAGAATAAAAAATGGTTGTATGTTGCTGCAAGCATAGTTGGTTTTTTGTTGGTGGGAACATTCTTTTTTAACCAAAAGAAGAATCCGGAGGTAACACCAAAAGAGATAATCGTTGTTAAAGAAGATACAAAGAAAGATTCGGTTGTAAAACCAACTTTAGATACGAATATAGCTGTTGAAGAAGCTGTAGCAGTTTTAGAAGAGAAAACAATTAAAAAGTCAGTTGAACAAGAAAAACATCAAGAATCAAAATCGAATAAAATCATTGCCAATAAATCCAATGCAATAGCGGAGTCTTCAATCATCATCAAAAACAATCCTGAAAAACAATCCATCAATCCACAGCCTTTAATGGCTAAAAACCCTGAAAAAGAAACGGTAGATCAGCTGCTGGAAACAGCTGAAAAAGCAGTTATCGCTGAGAATGCTGTCAAACCAAAAGCAAAAGTAAAAATTAATGCGAATGATTTACTTCAACAGGTTGACGGCGAATTGGAACTGTCGTTTCGCGAAAAAGTAATCACAAAAGTCAATAAAAATTACCAAACGGTAAAAGTAGCTTTGGCAAATAGAAATCAGCAGGAATAAAGTTTCTAACTCCAATCAGGAACGTGCTGTTGGAGAAAATCAAAAATTAAAGATCAAAAAAATAATTCCGATAGTTGTCGGGCAGGTTTTTAGTGCCAATTCTCATCGAATTAAAAATTGAGGATTAAAAAAAGTTTGCCATTCACATCTAATATTTTACATCTAACATTTTACATCTCACAATTAGAAAAAACATCAATCAACAATCAATTTTTTAAAAAAAAACAATCATGAAAAATTTTACCATTCACCTCGTTATCCTTGTCTTCTTATTTGTAAGTAAAGTTATGGGACAGGAAACTTTTGAATCAAAAGCGAGAAAAATTGCCAACAAAATAGAGAAAGTTACCAAAGAGGAAAAAGAAGCTTTAAAAGAAGAAGTTGAAGCTATAAATGTTCAGTTGTCTGAAGGAAAAATTACTCAGGAAAAAGCAGACAAGCGTAAAAAAGAATTAGCAGAAGCCAGAGCGGTTATTATTGAAGAAAAAGTAGCCCAGGCACAAAATGAACTCAATGATTTAGTACAGCAAAAAGTAGACGGAAAAATCAAGGAAGGAAATTATAAAAGCGGACGTGCTTTGATCGTTCATTGGAATGATATAAAATGGATGGATGATAATAAAAAAAGGAAAGATTCTATACGTGGAGAAAGAAGAACAACATCGCAATTTGTATTTGCAGCAGGTTTGAATAATATGATGGTTGATGGCAAATTGCAGGATTCTAAGTATGGTTTTACAGGATCGCATTTTTACGAATGGGGACTTACCTATAACACCAGGTTAATGAAAAACGATAATTTATTACATGCTAAATACGGATTGTCTTTAATGTATAATAATATTCGTCCGAGAGATAATAAATATTTTGTAGTCAATGGAAATCAGACAGAATTGCAAACCAATGCGATCCATTTAGATGAATCCCGTTTTAGAAATGTATACATCGCAGTGCCGGTTCATTTAGAGTTTGATTTTTCGAGACCAAAAGTGAGTAACGGAAAAACGTATTTTAGAACACATAATAGTTTTCGCTTTGGAATTGGGGGGTATGCAGGAGTCAATGTAAAATCCAAACAAATTTTAAAATACGATCAGGACGATTTAGATTATAAGACCACTATAAAAGGAGATTATAATGTGAATAATTTCATTTACGGATTGAGTTCTTACATTGGTTATAAAGAAATGAGTCTGTATTTGAAATATGATTTGAATCCATTGTTTAGGAATAATGCCGTAAAAGAAAATAATATTTCAATGGGATTAAGATTTGATTTTAATTAAGAATACAATTGATTAGTTAGTGGAAAGAGTGCTTCGAAAGAGGCGCTTTTTTTTATTTAAAATTGCCCAATTTCATGGGGGATTTGTGTAATTTTACATCCTTCAAATTTATAAAATATTTTACGTTTTGATTTCACAAAGTACGATTGATGCTGTTTTTGATGCTGCTCGGGTAGAGGAGGTTATTGGTGATTTTGTTAATTTAAAACGAGCCGGAAGTAACTTTAAAGGATTAAGTCCATTCTCAGATGAGCGCTCTCCGTCGTTCATGGTTTCACCTGCAAAAGGAATCTGGAAAGATTTTAGTACAGGAAAAGGAGGTAATTCAGTTAAGTTTCTGATCGAACATTCACAGTTTACTTATCCCGAGGCGATTCGTTATCTGGCTAGAAAATACAATATAGAAATTGAAGAAACAGAGCAGACAGATGCTGAAAAAGCAATGACTGATGTTCGTGAAAGTATGTATCTGGTTTCGGAATTTGCCAAAGACTATTTTCATAAAACCCTTTTAAATTCAGAAGAAGGAAAAGCAATTGGACTTTCTTATTTTAAAGAAAGAGGTTTTACTAATGAAACCATCAAAAAATTTAGTTTAGGATATTCGCCTGAAACCTGGGATGCTCTTACCAAAGAAGCTCTGGGTAAAGGATACAAACTG
It encodes the following:
- a CDS encoding polyprenyl synthetase family protein, producing MNITSQIKQPIFNEMELFEKKFHESMTSKVALLNRITYYIVNRKGKQMRPMFVFLTAKMVSEGIVNERTYRGASVIELIHTATLVHDDVVDDSNRRRGFFSINALWKNKIAVLVGDYLLSKGLLLSIDNGDFDLLRIISVAVREMSEGELLQIEKARRLDITEEVYYEIIRKKTATLIAACCALGAKSVIEDDTQVENMRKFGELIGMAFQIKDDLFDYSEEAIGKPTGIDIKEQKMTLPLIHVLNTCTPQEKKWLINSIKNHNKDKKRVKEVIAFVKSNNGLAYAEQKMVQFQQEALSLLDNFSDSEFKDALVLMVNYVIERKK
- a CDS encoding RNA polymerase sigma factor, with protein sequence MKIIHLHQEETEIIKLAVENNRQAQQQIYSRFSSKMLSVCRQYIKDIQLAEDVMITAFMKVFTNLSRFEHKGSFEGWVRRIMVNECISYLRVHKKVKFSEEEIYIEESFNAIDSQFSIDQIQFLIDALPEGYRMVFNLYAIEGYKHNEIAKMLGINEGTSKSQLSHARKMLQTQINSLKKQDNGTE